One region of Bombus vancouverensis nearcticus unplaced genomic scaffold, iyBomVanc1_principal scaffold0038, whole genome shotgun sequence genomic DNA includes:
- the LOC143304522 gene encoding uncharacterized protein LOC143304522, giving the protein MEEHVDVVQTFHEESREHFESLQKILPCMKMNCLVIVLTLIKITHGLVGYDCNGNHLNVTTISLNSIGDCSIQPTLTETQDIYIQLLQLSEFEFTNVRQCKVQITRIVYYCGMHSHTSAVHNGFAEYLHETTAQQCARMHQDGTFSLGPQNLIVGLKDNATETRSLVLAGKLTDDGSCQGTQYVEPYGSWEKVVVQATVRISLKSAVVPVRIEENKILLKSGTVCTFSEGNCLDAEDGYTYWQPQPPSPCKFDQYDVLYEGIATKIQEIKTNRESAQPVYALTTQEVTFALTKTGEQPLCGYTLLSTEHPKLFLLETTRGNTFISKRKTAVENLDIFAYVNSKFIYVEKHIKRQMTTLYHDILTQRCTTQKKLIENALSLAILLPDEFAYTITKTPGHMALIAGEAVHIVKCIPVQVKVRHTTECYSELPVWQGNRTAFLTPKTHILTQHGNHRECSAVLPTLYNIDGLWHKFVPKPMETIAPQELRPDVLLYIYM; this is encoded by the exons atggaagaacatgtagatgttgtccagacgtttcacgaggaatccagagagcattttgaatctctgcagaaaatccttccatgcat gaagatgaactgcctagtcatcgtactcaccctcatcaaaataacacacggcctggtaggatatgactgcaatggcaaccacctcaatgttaccactatctctctaaactccatcggggactgcagcatacagcctacattgactgaaacccaagatatttatatacaattacttcaactctcagaatttgaatttaccaacgtaaggcaatgcaaggtgcaaataactcgaattgtatattactgtggcatgcactctcacacgtcggcagtgcataacggattcgccgaatacctccatgaaacaaccgcccaacaatgcgcaaggatgcaccaagacggcacgttttcactcggaccacaaaaccttatagttggcctaaaggataatgcaacagaaacaaggtcgcttgtcctagccggcaagctaacagacgacggcagctgccagggaacacagtatgtagagccatacgggagctgggaaaaggtcgtcgtacaagcaacagtgaggataagtttaaaatcagcagtcgtgccagtacggatcgaggagaacaaaattctactgaaatcaggaacggtatgtacctttagcgaaggaaactgtctagacgctgaagacggatacacttattggcaaccacaaccaccctcaccatgcaaatttgatcagtacgatgtgctatatgaaggaattgctacaaagatccaagaaataaaaaccaacagagaatcagcacaaccagtttacgcactaacaacgcaggaagtaacatttgcactgactaaaaccggagaacagccactgtgtggatataccctactatccaccgaacatcccaaattgttcctgttagaaacaacaagaggaaatacgttcatctccaaaagaaagacagcagtcgaaaacttggacatattcgcatacgtcaactcaaaattcatttacgtagagaaacatattaaacgacaaatgacaacattgtaccatgatatattgacacaaagatgtaccacgcagaagaaactaatagagaatgctttaagcttagcaatcttactgcccgatgaatttgcatataccataaccaaaaccccaggacacatggccctgatcgcaggagaagcagtccacatagtcaaatgcattccggtacaagtaaaggtacgacatacaacagaatgttactcggagctacccgtttggcaagggaatcgcaccgcatttttaacgccaaaaacacacattctaacgcaacacggaaaccacagagaatgtagcgcggtattacctacactatacaatatcgacggactctggcacaaattcgtaccaaaacccatggaaacaattgcaccacaggaactccgcccggatgtattattgtatatatatatgtaa